In the Desulfosporosinus acidiphilus SJ4 genome, CGCCCAGGCAGGATATAAAGAGGCCCTAATTATTGAAGGGGACTCATTCACTCCTGGGCTAGGCGGAGGCGTTTGCCAAGTTTCTTCTACCCTTTATAATGCTGTAATTCTTGCCCATTTAGAAATCATTGAACGCCACCCTCATTCCTTGCCAATCAGCTATGTCCCTCCGGGGCAGGACGCCACAGTAGCTTATCCTGAATTAGACTTTAAATTCAAAAATAATACCAAGGCTTACATACTTATTCGAAGCAGCGTAGAGGGGAACTCCTTAACGTTTAAGCTTTATAAAAAGACCAAGAATCAAAATTAATCCAATTATGAGACTCACCGATGTTCAGCTTTAGCTGAACGAGTTCACATGCCTTCCGGGAAATACATAAGGAACAACTTAGTTATTAATCTCAGTTAATAGTCGTTGGATTTTTTCCGAACAGCGTTTGCCCTTACAAGAGCCTTGGCCTGCTCCGGTTGCTTTCTTAACTTCTTCTATCGTCGCGGCCCCATGATCAATAGCCTTTTTAATAGTTGCTCTAGATATACCTTGACAGATACAAACTTTTGTAAGCTTATCAATAATTTCTGAGTTTATAGTTTCTTCCATATGTTTCTCCTTATACTGAAATCGCTTCTGCTGCCAGCAGATTATTTGCTCGTTCTAAAATCTCTGGCCTATCCTATAAATACCTTAATTCCATCATTCTGATGAAATTAAAGCTGCCTTTGGTTCATTACTATATCGAACTGAGGCAGCTTAATTTTGGTTGCTTAGTGTTCCTCTTAAAGCTATACTCTATCTATTAAGAATTTTTATCATCTCGGCCGGCTGAAACGAACTTGCCGCCGGCCACGACGATAAGCGTATGAGCTTATCGCTGCACTGCATTCATTACGCATACTCCTGCAGTGTGAATTGTACTATCTGTTGAGGGGGAGTGAGCAGTGGAAAATGTAACCATAGCATTTGCCTTTACTTCGGGAATATTATCTTTTCTCTCACCCTGCGTTTTTCCCTTGATTCCAGCCTATGTAACGAATCTAACCGGTTCGTCCTTTGAAAATAATAGGATTGTAGTTCCCAAACGTATGCTTTTGATTCGGTCGCTGAGTTTTATCATAGGCTTTAGTATTGTGTTTGTTATCATGGGAGCATCGGCTAGCGCTTTGGGAAAGCTTTTCAACCATAATCGCGCAGAAATTGAAAAGATAAGCGGGATATTAGTAATTGTCTTTGGCTTGCAGATGGCTGGGATCTTGAAACTTCGTTTTTTGATGATGGAAAGACGTTGGGAAGCAAAAACCGGCGGAAGAATGAATCTTGTGAGATCTCTCGTTTTGGGCATGTCTTTTGGCGCCGGTTGGACGCCCTGTGTTGGTTTGGCCCTATCCTCAATTCTTCTCTTGGCCGGATCTACTAATACCGTTTATAACGGAATGGTTTTGCTTTTTGTTTATTCACTAGGTTTAGGTATTCCGTTTCTTATGATTTCAGTGGTTATCACGTATTCCTTCACTATTTTGAAGAAAATTAATCGAAACTTAGGCATTCTTTCTTGGGTCAATGGGTGGATTTTGATTGCTATGGGCTTTCTGATGTTTACCGGTCAGCTAGAGAAGATAAGCGCGTGGTTATCCAGATTCGTGTGATTACATAAGCAGAAAGGAATTCTTGAGATGAAAAGAATTATTGTTTTGGTTCCCATCATAGCTTTGGTGCTTTTGGGTATTTATAATGTCGGTGGAAATAAAAGTAAAAGCCCCGATCCCAAAACCATTTCCGCGGGGCCGACCGTAAAGGGGATTCAAGGTCAGGAACCAACGGTTGGCTTAGAAAAGGGAAATTTAGCCCCGGATTTTGAACTTCAAAGCGTTGACGGAAAGACTATAAAGCTATCGAGTCTGCGCGGCAAAAAGGTAATACTCAATTTCTGGGCATCTTGGTGTCCTCCTTGCCGCTTGGAGATGCCGGAAATGGAGAAGTTTTCAACTCAGAACAAATCTAAGGGAATTGAAATTTTGTCTGTAAATCTAACAAAAGCAGAGAGAAATCGTGATGATGTTACAACGTTTATGAAAACAGACAGTATTACATTTCCGGTACTTTTAGATGAGAAGGGTGATGCAGCACAGTTGTACAATATTTCATCGATCCCTGCCAGTTTTGTGATAGATACCCAGGGAGTTATCAGACAAACAATCGTTGGACCGATGACCATGGAAACGATGGGAACTATGGTAAAGGCCATTAACTAATCATTGGTGCAGAAAGAGAGAGGGCTGATTACCATTAACAATTTATCGATGCTGCAGAACAAATCACTGTCGTTTTTAATGATATCCCGGGTGGCCAATACTTTAGCTATTCAAATGCTGACAGTTGCTGTAGGATGGCAAATCTATTCCTTAACTCAATCGGCATTTTATTTAGGACTTGTTGGACTTGTCCAGTTTCTGCCTATGATTGTTCTGACTCTGGTCGTTGGGCATGTCGCTGACCGCTATGACAGAAAACTCATTATCTCGATAAGCCAGAGTGTCGAGGCACTGGCGGTTTTTTTACTCGCTTTCGGCTGTTACCATGGTTGGATTAACAAAGAAAGTATTCTTATCATAATCTTTCTGATTGGCATTGCTAATTCCTTTCAGGGACCTCCAATGCAGGCTTTGCTCCCTAATATTGTCAGTGAAGAGATTTTTCCCAGGGCAGCGGCCCTCGTCGCTTCAGCTTTTCAGTTTGCCGTCATTATTGGACCGGGGTTAGGAGGTATCCTCTATTCCCTAGGACCAGGTGTAGTATACAGCATTACCGGAAGCCTCATGTTTTTGTCCAGTATGTTGATATTATTTGTGTCTACACGGAAGGAGCAAGTTAAGACAGAACCTAAGAGTTTAAAAACGTTATTTGCTGGGATATCCTTTATCAAGAGCAAACCGGTAATCTTGGGAGCTATTTCCCTTGATTTATTCGCGGTTCTTTTTGGCGGTGCCACAGCCTTACTTCCTATTTATGCCAGCAAAATATTATTCATCGGTTCTTTCGGACTCGGCGTACTGCGCTCGGCCCCTGCTGTCGGTGCTTTGCTGATGTCCGCTTTTCTGGCCAGAAATCCTCTGAAGAAAAATGTAGGCCGCACGATGTTCATGGCGGTGATTTTGTTTGGGATTGCCACGGTCATCTTTTCCTTGTCAAAGTCTTTCATCATTTCTATCCTGGCCCTTATTCTCTTAGGTGCATCAGATGTGATAAGTGTCGTTATTCGTTCGACCTTTGTCCAAATGGAAACTCCCGATAACATGAGAGGGAGGGTTAGTTCCGTCAATATGCTCTTTATAGGTACATCTAATCAACTGGGTGAATTTGAATCGGGCCTGACAGCCTCTTGGTTTGGAACGGTGCCGGCTGTATTAATTGGGGGTATCGGAACCATCGTTGTAGCATTCTTGTGGATGAGATTATTTCCTGATCTTTTGCACATCGATAAGCTGGAAGCCAGAAAGTAAGCAATTTACAAATTAAGTATTTTAGCATAAATCAACTTTGATTGTCTTCGTGAAGGGGGAGAAATTTTGAATAGGCTGGATCAACTAAAACAGCTTCCCCAGAAACCCGGTGTTTATATAATGTTTGATTCTAGGGGGAATATTATCTATATTGGTAAAGCCAAGAATTTAAAGAATAGGGTTTCACAATATTTCAGAAACTCGAAAAACAGGGCTCCTAAAATCGTTGAAATGATACGAAATATCCATTCCTTTGAGTATATAGTTACAGATACTGAATTAGATGCTTTGATTGAGGAATGTCGCCTAATCAAAGAGAAAAAACCAATGTATAATAGGCAGATGAAAAATAGCGCCAAGTACATTTATCTGACGATTCCTAATGAAGACTTTCCTAAGATCGTTATAAAAAATAAAAAGGAAGTTGATGGAGCCGTTTATTTTGGCCCGTTTCCAAGTCTGAAGCATGTGGAGAAAACTGTTCAATATTTAAATGACCTTTACCCCTTGCGTAAATGCCCTTCACTGAGATTAGAAAAAAGTTCGAATGGCTGCCTCTTTCGGGAATTAGGTTCATGT is a window encoding:
- a CDS encoding (2Fe-2S)-binding protein, whose product is MEETINSEIIDKLTKVCICQGISRATIKKAIDHGAATIEEVKKATGAGQGSCKGKRCSEKIQRLLTEINN
- a CDS encoding cytochrome c biogenesis CcdA family protein, with translation MENVTIAFAFTSGILSFLSPCVFPLIPAYVTNLTGSSFENNRIVVPKRMLLIRSLSFIIGFSIVFVIMGASASALGKLFNHNRAEIEKISGILVIVFGLQMAGILKLRFLMMERRWEAKTGGRMNLVRSLVLGMSFGAGWTPCVGLALSSILLLAGSTNTVYNGMVLLFVYSLGLGIPFLMISVVITYSFTILKKINRNLGILSWVNGWILIAMGFLMFTGQLEKISAWLSRFV
- a CDS encoding peroxiredoxin family protein — its product is MKRIIVLVPIIALVLLGIYNVGGNKSKSPDPKTISAGPTVKGIQGQEPTVGLEKGNLAPDFELQSVDGKTIKLSSLRGKKVILNFWASWCPPCRLEMPEMEKFSTQNKSKGIEILSVNLTKAERNRDDVTTFMKTDSITFPVLLDEKGDAAQLYNISSIPASFVIDTQGVIRQTIVGPMTMETMGTMVKAIN
- a CDS encoding MFS transporter, with the protein product MLQNKSLSFLMISRVANTLAIQMLTVAVGWQIYSLTQSAFYLGLVGLVQFLPMIVLTLVVGHVADRYDRKLIISISQSVEALAVFLLAFGCYHGWINKESILIIIFLIGIANSFQGPPMQALLPNIVSEEIFPRAAALVASAFQFAVIIGPGLGGILYSLGPGVVYSITGSLMFLSSMLILFVSTRKEQVKTEPKSLKTLFAGISFIKSKPVILGAISLDLFAVLFGGATALLPIYASKILFIGSFGLGVLRSAPAVGALLMSAFLARNPLKKNVGRTMFMAVILFGIATVIFSLSKSFIISILALILLGASDVISVVIRSTFVQMETPDNMRGRVSSVNMLFIGTSNQLGEFESGLTASWFGTVPAVLIGGIGTIVVAFLWMRLFPDLLHIDKLEARK